CTCCTGGAACGACGCGCACAGGTCGTGGAGGGCCTGGCCTTCCGGCACGCCGTGCTTCTGCACGTGGTGGAGCACCGACGTCTTCAGCCCGGAGAAGGACACGTCCAGGTTGTCGCCCGGCAGCGCGCGCGGGAAGCGGATGGCCTCCGGGTTCCCCTTCTGCGCCAGCTCGTCGATGGGCTGCCCGCCCGGGTACGGCAGGCCGAGGATGCGCGCCGTCTTGTCGTAGGCCTCGCCCGCGGCGTCGTCGCGCGTGCGGCCGACGAGGCGGTAGTTCCCGTAGTCGCGCACCTCGTAGAGGCTGGTGTGGCCGCCGGACACGACGAGCCCCAGGAACGGCGGCGCGGGCGCGTCCTCCAGGAGGCGGATGGCCAGCAGGTGCCCTTCCAGGTGGTTGGCGCCCACGAAGGGCTTTCCGGTGGCGAGGCTCAGCCCCTTGGCCACCTGGAGCCCCACGAGCAGCGCGCCGATGAGGCCGGGGCCGGACGTGACGGCGAGCAGGTCGATGTCGTCCAGCGTCTTGTCCGCGCGGGTGAGCGCCTCGTGGACGACGGGCATCACCTGGACGATGTGGTTGCGGCTGGCCAGCTCCGGCACGACGCCGCCCCAGCGGCGGTGGATGTCCACCTGCGTGGAGACGACGTCCGACAGGACGCGCCGCCCGTCCTCCACGACGGCGGCGGCGGTTTCATCGCACGAGGTTTCGAGTCCCAGGACGAGCACGACGACTCCAGCAAGGACGGGGAGGCTGAAGCGGACAGGCCGCCTAGCTGCCCATCCCCTTGAGCAGTGCGCGCACGTCCTCCGCCGAGCTCCCCGTCGGTTCGAGGAACAGATACTTCTTATAGGCCTCGGCCGCTCGGGTTTGATCGCCGGAGAACTGGAGCGAGCTGCCCAGCCAGAACCAGGCCTTGGCGTTCTTGGGCTCCGCCTTGACGACGTCCTGGAGCAGCCTGGCCGCTTCGCGGTAGCCGGACTCGCTGGTGCTGCTGTTGTTGGCCAGCGAGATGCCCAGGCCCGTCTTCGCCTCGATGGAGTCGGTGTCCAGCGCGAGCGCCTTGCGGTAGTTCGTCACGGCCGACTTGAAGCTCTTGCGCGCCATCGCCGCGCGGCCTTCCCTGACGAAGTCCGCGTAGGTGAGCTTCGCCTGCACCACGGGCGGCGGCGCGTCCGGGGGCGGCGTGGGCGTCGGGGCGACCGCGAGGCCCGCGTCGGGGACGGTGGCGGGCTCCGGCGTGGCCGTCTTCACCGGCGCGCCCGCGTCCTCCGGGCCCGTGGCGATGACGGTCTTCGGCGGGGTGGCCCCCGCGTCGGTCTGCGCGTCCACGGTCTTCACGGGCGGCGGCGCGACCTCCGGCGGAGGCGTGGTCTCCGGCGGCTTGGGCGCTTCCACGGGCGGAGCGGGCTGCGTCACCTTCGGTTCGGGCGGCTTGGGCGTTTCGGAGCTGCCCGAGCCCTTGGAGATCACCACCGCCGCGACAGCCGCCACCAGGAGCAGGCCGCCCGCGACGTAGAGGCCCGTGCGCTTGGGCTTCATCGCGGCGATCATCGCCGCGTCGTCCTCGTCGTGCGCGGACTTCGCGGCGGCGGGCTTCGTGGAGGCCGCGGTGTTCGCACCGTGCGCCGCCGCGGTGGCACCGTGAGCAGGAGGCGCCGAAGCGCTCGCCACGGGCGCGACGGGCTCGGGCTCCGTGAAGTACGCTTCGGACGCGGGCACGTCCTGCGCGGCCAGGTCCACCGGCGCGCTGGGAGCCGGGGGCGCATCGAAGGGCGTCGTCGCGGGGTACTCGACGTTGAGCGCCACCGGGGCCACCTGGGGCGGCACGATGCCGTGGCCCGGATACGGCGGCAGCGCCAGTTGCTGCGGCGTGGCCTCCTCCACCGGCACTTCGTCCTGATGGGGCTCCGTCCCACTGACCAGCGTCACCTCCGACGACGGCGGGGCCGGCGTGGGCGGCGGCACGGGCGCCAGCGGGCTGGGCGCGATGGCGGCGCCACCGAAGATGGGCGGACGCGAGGGCAGCGGCTCCACCGGCGCCGGCACGGGCGCGGCGGCGAACGGGCTGGGCGCGGCGGCCGGCGCGCGGGGCGCGGACGCCCAGGGCGAACCGGGGCCCCAGGTGCTGGAGGAGCTCAGGCCCTCCGTGTCCACCCGGTTCCAGTCGAGCAGCAGGCTGCGCCGGGCATGATCCACCGCACGGTGCGCCGGGGGCGGCTCCACCAGGAACGCCGAGCCCTCCTGCGACAGGGGCGGAACGACGGGCTCCACGCCCTCCTGCCCGAACGGAGGAGGAGCGCCCTCTCCGGGGCGGGTGCGCGGCGGGAAGAGGATCACCTGCGCGGGCTGCGCGGAGACCGGCGCGGGCGCAACCTCCGCCACCGGAGTGACCTCCTCCATGGGCTCGGCCGGCGCGGGCGGGGCCTCCTCGACGGGCGGGGCTTCCGCGACGGGCGCCACTTCCACGGGGGGCGGCTCGACGGGGGCCGGAGCCTCCGCGGGCGCGGCCTCCTGCGCGGGCGCGACGTCCACGGGGATGGGCGGCGCGGTGTTCAGCCACTGCTCGATGCCCGGCTTGCTGCTCTGCACGGGCTCCTGCGGCGCGTTGCCCAGCTCGCGGATGAGGCCCTCGAAGTACAGCTTGCTGATGATGCCCAGCGCGGCCAGGTCCTCGAAGTCCGAGTCCTCCACCACGCGCGACAGCGCGCGCTTGCCGTCGAACAGGCGCAGCAGGCCGTTCACCTCGTCGGGGATCTCCGACAGGCGGTCCGCCAGCTGGTGGTAGTCGATCTCGAAGACCGTCTCCAGCGGCGGGAGCTGCTCGAGCATCCGGCCCCACTCGTCCAGCCGGCGCATGCCCTCCATGAGGAGGCCCTGCGTGGAGACCTCGATGCGCTCGGTGCGGTCCAACGTGGTGAACTGCACGTCGAACTGACCTTCGAACGTGTTGAGCAGCCGGTAGAAGGCGTTCTCGCCCTTGAGCCGGCCCAGCTCCGCGTCGATGACGCGGCCTTCCTTGAAGTAGACGACGCCGGTGCGCTCGCCCTGGATGGAGATGACGCCCGTCTTGCGGCCGATTTCGAAGGTCTGGACCAGGTCCACGACGCCCATGTCGGCGAGGCTTCCCGCGAAGCCGCCCTTGGTCGTCTCGCGCTTCTCGATGCGTTCCTTCTCGGCCTTCTGAAGGATCATCTTCACGCGGGTGACGATCTCTTTGATGTAGATGGGCTTCGTCAGGTAGTCGTCGCCCCCGAGCTCCAGGCCGCGCACCTTGAACTCGACCGACTTCTGGTTCGTCAGGAAGACGAAGGGGATGAACTTGAAGCGCTCGTCGGACTTGAGCTGCTTGCAGAGCTCGAAGCCGTCCATCTCCGGCATCTTGGTGTCCGCGAGCACGAGGTCCGGCGGGCTGATCTGGACCTTCTCCAGCGCATCCTTGCCGTGGATCGCAGTCGTGACGGAGAAGCCGGCCTTCTTCAGGCTGACCTCCATCACGCGCAGACTCTTCGCGTCACCGTCGACGAGGAGCAGGTGCTGCTTGGCCACGTGGCATGCCTTTCAAAACGGGCGGGACGGCGGATCCAACGGACGCGCCCCGTGGGGGCAAGCATCGGGTCCGGCTTTCAGGTGTGTCAATGGGCGGGACTGTCCGGAAAACCGGCCGGTTCCCTCCCTGGAGAACAGGCAGGTCAGCGGAAGAGGCCCTTCTTGGGGGGGTTCTTCTTGCGCATGTCGATGAGCCGCAGCTCCTGGTTCGCCTCCAGGTGCTTCGGGTTCGCGCGCACCGCTTCGCGGAAGTGCCGCTCCGCCCGGTCCATGTCCCCTTCCACGCGAGCGATGACGCCCAGCTGGTAGTGGGCGCGATCACAGTTCGGGTCGGTGCGCACCGCATCCGCCATCCACTGTTTCGCGCGGGGCATGTCGGCCTTGCGGCTGGGGTCCATGTAGACGGCCCAGGCGCGCGCCGCGAGGTACACGGGCTTGGGGTCCAGGCCGTAGGCGCGCTCGTAGTGTTCGCTGGCGGCGACGAAGTCGCGCTTGCGGAAGAAGACCTCGCCCATGCGGAAGAGGTCGTCCGCGTTCGTGTCCGCGCGGGCCGCGGCGGGGCTGCCGGGGCGGCCGCTGGGCGCCGGAGGCTTGGGAGCAGCCTGCGCGCCCTGCTGGGCCTGCTGGTAGTTCTTGCGGCGGGTGTCGTCGTGGAGGACTTCGTAGGCCTCGCGGATGGACTCGAAGACAGCGGTGATCTTCGGCGCCAGGTGGGGCAGCGACGGGGGCAGCCGGTCCGGGTGGAAGACCTTGGCGAGGCTCAGGAAGGCGGCCTTCACCTGGTCGCGCGAGGCGTCCTGCGGCACGCCCAGCGTGACGAAGTGGTCCTTCTTCGTCTGGATGTCGGCGTAGCGCTGCTCAATCTGCTGCGCGAGCCGGCCCTCGTCGGGCTTGGGGGGCTCCGGCGGGGCGGCGACGGCGGCGGGCGGCGCGGCGGCTTCGGGCGCGCCCGGGGTGCTCGCGGCGGCGGCGGGAACGGGGCGGGCTCCGAGCGCGCCCATGTTCTCCATGGCGCGGCGCAGGAGGCGCTGGCGCCGGAGCTTGGAGGCTTCGTCGGGGTTGGAGGGGTCTTCGGCCGCCACGTCGTCCTCGTCAAAATCCCATTCGTCCAGATCACCGGACAGCTCGTCCTCAGTCTGGCCAGAAGCCCCTCCGTTGTCACCGGGGAAGGCGGTGGAGCGGGGAGAAGGCAGCGGCTCGAATGTCGCCTCGACGATGGCTTCGACGAGGAATTCGTTGGCATCCCCCGCCGACCGGACATCCGAGCGGATGAGGGCTTCCAGATGGGCGTCCACCTGCTGGAGGGCGGCCTCGAAGGAGGCGGTGAGGTTCTGGGCGGGGTCGTTGGACTCGTCGAAGGAGACGATGCGCCACAGGTCGTCCTCGCTGGCGCGGGCGGGGCGCACGGGCGGTGTGGAGGACGCGGGGAACTTGGGGGGCTGGACGGCCCAGAGGTCCGGCTGGGGGGCGGCCTGGACGGGGACGACGGGGGCATCCGGAGCAGGGGCGCGGGTGTCGGGAAGGGGCGCCGCGGCGGGGACGATGTCGCCCCAGCTCTCCGGCTCCACCTCCAGGAGGGGGAGGTCGGCTTCCGGGGGCGGGGCGACGGGGAAGCGCGAGGACTCCTCGGTGAGCCAGGGGTCCAGGGGCACGGAGGCCGAGCGGCGCAGGGCCTCGGCCATGTCCTGGAGCAGGGCGGCCTGGGCGCGCTTGCGAGCCTCGGTCAGGGCGGTGGTGTTGTCGCTGACGGGCAGTTCCAGGGCGTCGCGGGGGGACGCGGGGATGGAGTCCGCCCAGGAGTTCGACGGGGCGGAGGGTTCAGGCTCCGCGGTGAGGATGATGTCCTCGGGCCCGAGCGACAGCGGTTCGGGCTCCACCGGCGCGGCGGCGACGGGGACGAGGACCGGAGGCGGCGCGGAGGGCGTGGCCGGGCGGGTGCGCCGGGGCAGTGAGGGCGGATGGGCGGGCTTGCCCTGTTCGGACAGGCGCTGCGCCTCGGCGGCGCGGGCCTCTTCAGCGAGGCGAGCGGCTTCGGCGGCACGGGCCTCTTCGGCGAGGCGGTGGAGTTCGGCCTGACGGGCCTCCTCGGCCAGGCGAGCCTCCTCGGCGAGGCGGGCGGCTTCAATTCGAGCGGCCTCTTCGGCGATTCGAGCCTCTTCGGCCAGCCGAGTTTCTTCAGCGAGGCGGGCTTCTTCGGCGAGGCGCAGTGCTTCGGCTTCGGCGCGAACGCGCGCTTCCTCGGCGAGACGGGCTTCTTCCGCCTGACGGGCCTCCTCGGCGAGACGAGCGGCTTCGATTCGAGCGGCCTCTTCGGCGAGGCGTGCCGCTTCCGAAAGCCGTGCCTCTTCAGCCAGCCGCGCTTCTTCCTCCGCACGCAGCCGGGCTTTTTCAGCGAGTCGAGCTTCCTCAGCGAGTCGAGCTTCCTCCTCCGCACGCAGCCGGGCTTCTTCAGCGAGCCGAGCCTCTTCTGCGAGGCGAGCCTCCTCGATCGCGCGAAGACGGGCCTCCTCCGCGATCCGAGCCTCTTCTGCGAGGCGAGCCTCTTCTTCAGCACGCAGCCGGGCTTCTTCTGCGAGGCGAGCCTCCTCGGCCAAGCGGGCTTCTTCCTCCGCACGAAGGCGAGCCTCTTCTGTGAGGCGTGCCGCTTCCGCAAGCCGTGCCTCTTCGGCCAGCCGCGCCTCCTCTTCAGCACGAAGGCGAGCCTCTTCGGCGAGTCGGGCCTCCTCCGCCAAGCGAGCCTCTTCGGCGAGCCGGGCTTCTTCCTCCGCACGGAGCCGAGCCTCTTCCGCGAGGCGAGCCTCCTCTGCCAGCCGTGCTTCTTCCGCGAGCCGCGCGGCTTCGACTACTCGCGCTTCCTCCTCAGCACGAAGGCGAGCCTCTTCCGCAAGCCGGGCCTCTTCTTCTGCACGAAGGCGAGCCTCCTCGGCGAGCCGAGCCTCCTCAAGCGCACGGAGGCGTTCTTCCTCGGCGAGTCGCGCCTCTTCCGCGAGGCGAGCCTCTTCAATCGCCTGGAGTCGCGCTTCTTCAGCGAGGCGAGCTTCTTCCTCCGCGCGAAGTCGGGCCTCCTCTTCCGCGCGAAGGCGAGCCTCTTCGGCCAGACGAGCCTCTTCCGCGAGGCGGGCTTCTTCGGCGAGGCGAGCCTCTTCCTCCGCGCGAAGTCGGGCCTCCTCGGCGAGGCGAGCCTCTTCGGCAAGGCGAGCTTCTTCGGCGAGCCGGGCCTCCTCAGCCAGCCGTGCTTCCTCAAGCGCGCGGAGGCGTTCTTCCTCGGCGAGTCGAGCCTCTTCGGCGAGTCGAGCCTCTTCAGCCAGCCGCGCTTCTTCCTCCTCACGCAGCCGTGCCTCTTCTGCGAGCCGAGCCTCTTCCTCTGCACGAAGGCGGGCTTCTTCCGCGAGCCGAGCCTCCTCGG
This genomic stretch from Corallococcus caeni harbors:
- the tsaD gene encoding tRNA (adenosine(37)-N6)-threonylcarbamoyltransferase complex transferase subunit TsaD, which encodes MLVLGLETSCDETAAAVVEDGRRVLSDVVSTQVDIHRRWGGVVPELASRNHIVQVMPVVHEALTRADKTLDDIDLLAVTSGPGLIGALLVGLQVAKGLSLATGKPFVGANHLEGHLLAIRLLEDAPAPPFLGLVVSGGHTSLYEVRDYGNYRLVGRTRDDAAGEAYDKTARILGLPYPGGQPIDELAQKGNPEAIRFPRALPGDNLDVSFSGLKTSVLHHVQKHGVPEGQALHDLCASFQEAVADVLSKKLVAAAKKLGHTQLVLCGGVAANSRLRALCKQRAEERGLRMFLPPVRLCTDNGAMIAVAGYEAWRRGLRGDFRLAADPAWRME
- a CDS encoding response regulator, yielding MAKQHLLLVDGDAKSLRVMEVSLKKAGFSVTTAIHGKDALEKVQISPPDLVLADTKMPEMDGFELCKQLKSDERFKFIPFVFLTNQKSVEFKVRGLELGGDDYLTKPIYIKEIVTRVKMILQKAEKERIEKRETTKGGFAGSLADMGVVDLVQTFEIGRKTGVISIQGERTGVVYFKEGRVIDAELGRLKGENAFYRLLNTFEGQFDVQFTTLDRTERIEVSTQGLLMEGMRRLDEWGRMLEQLPPLETVFEIDYHQLADRLSEIPDEVNGLLRLFDGKRALSRVVEDSDFEDLAALGIISKLYFEGLIRELGNAPQEPVQSSKPGIEQWLNTAPPIPVDVAPAQEAAPAEAPAPVEPPPVEVAPVAEAPPVEEAPPAPAEPMEEVTPVAEVAPAPVSAQPAQVILFPPRTRPGEGAPPPFGQEGVEPVVPPLSQEGSAFLVEPPPAHRAVDHARRSLLLDWNRVDTEGLSSSSTWGPGSPWASAPRAPAAAPSPFAAAPVPAPVEPLPSRPPIFGGAAIAPSPLAPVPPPTPAPPSSEVTLVSGTEPHQDEVPVEEATPQQLALPPYPGHGIVPPQVAPVALNVEYPATTPFDAPPAPSAPVDLAAQDVPASEAYFTEPEPVAPVASASAPPAHGATAAAHGANTAASTKPAAAKSAHDEDDAAMIAAMKPKRTGLYVAGGLLLVAAVAAVVISKGSGSSETPKPPEPKVTQPAPPVEAPKPPETTPPPEVAPPPVKTVDAQTDAGATPPKTVIATGPEDAGAPVKTATPEPATVPDAGLAVAPTPTPPPDAPPPVVQAKLTYADFVREGRAAMARKSFKSAVTNYRKALALDTDSIEAKTGLGISLANNSSTSESGYREAARLLQDVVKAEPKNAKAWFWLGSSLQFSGDQTRAAEAYKKYLFLEPTGSSAEDVRALLKGMGS
- a CDS encoding DnaJ domain-containing protein codes for the protein MSASQVAEALYAAHKSRATGRLTLHAGGRESALWLREGDLVGARLGFGYQTQAQALFQNGLLGVDALDALWARGGAAAPDEELLEDSGLKPAVVHEQQVLAQVRRLSELAERADFEAEAVEAAGGFAPIAGVRVVRAALEPAPTEAVPARVYRCPEVAACEPWLTDASERGLLETLGAFRQPEALTGAQQALLRVLEREGRIEALSVEEWEERERLRREEELRQAEEEAWEIEEARRREEAERRAEEARLAELARLEAERLAEEARLAEEARLAELARIEAERLAEEARLRALEEARLAEEARLRAEEEARLEAERLAEEARLAELVRLEAERLAEEARLAEEARLAEEARLAEEARLAEEARLAELARIEAERLAEEARLAELARLEAERLAEEARLAELARIEAERLAEEARLAELARIEAERLAEEARLAELARIEAERLAEEARLAELARIEAERLAEEARLAELARIEAERLEEEARLAELARLEAERLAEEARLAELARLEAERLAEEARLAEEARLRAEEEARLAEEARLAEEARLRAEEEARLAEEARLQAIEEARLAEEARLAEEARLAEEARLRAEAEARLAEEARLAEEARLAEEARLAEEARLAEEARLRAEEEARLAEEARLAEEARLAEEARLAEEAARVEAERLAEEARQAEEARLAEEARLRALEEARLAELARLEAERLAEEARLAEEARLAEEARLREEEEARLAEEARLAEEARLRAIEEARLAEEARLRAEEEARLAEEARVAEEARLRAEEEARLTEEARLAEEARLAEEARLRAEEEARLAEEARLAEKARLRAEEEARLAEEARLAEEARLRAEEEARLAEEARLAEEARLRAEEEARLRAEEEARLAEEARLAEEARLAEEARLRAEEEARLAEEARLAEEARLRAEEEARLAEEARLAEEARLRAIEDARLAEEARLAEEARLAEEARLAEEARLREEEEARLAEEARLAEEARLAEEARLRAEEAARLAEEARLAEEARLRAEEEARLAEEARLREEEEARLAEEARLAEEARLAEEERLRALEEARLAEEARLAEEARLAEEARLAEEARLRAEEEARLAEEARLAEEARLAEEARLRAEEEARLRAEEEARLAEEARLQAIEEARLAEEARLAEEERLRALEEARLAEEARLRAEEEARLAEEARLRAEEEARVVEAARLAEEARLAEEARLAEEARLRAEEEARLAEEARLAEEARLAEEARLRAEEEARLAEEARLAEAARLTEEARLRAEEEARLAEEARLAEEARLRAEEEARLAEEARIAEEARLRAIEEARLAEEARLAEEARLRAEEEARLAEEARLAEKARLRAEEEARLAEEARLSEAARLAEEAARIEAARLAEEARQAEEARLAEEARVRAEAEALRLAEEARLAEETRLAEEARIAEEAARIEAARLAEEARLAEEARQAELHRLAEEARAAEAARLAEEARAAEAQRLSEQGKPAHPPSLPRRTRPATPSAPPPVLVPVAAAPVEPEPLSLGPEDIILTAEPEPSAPSNSWADSIPASPRDALELPVSDNTTALTEARKRAQAALLQDMAEALRRSASVPLDPWLTEESSRFPVAPPPEADLPLLEVEPESWGDIVPAAAPLPDTRAPAPDAPVVPVQAAPQPDLWAVQPPKFPASSTPPVRPARASEDDLWRIVSFDESNDPAQNLTASFEAALQQVDAHLEALIRSDVRSAGDANEFLVEAIVEATFEPLPSPRSTAFPGDNGGASGQTEDELSGDLDEWDFDEDDVAAEDPSNPDEASKLRRQRLLRRAMENMGALGARPVPAAAASTPGAPEAAAPPAAVAAPPEPPKPDEGRLAQQIEQRYADIQTKKDHFVTLGVPQDASRDQVKAAFLSLAKVFHPDRLPPSLPHLAPKITAVFESIREAYEVLHDDTRRKNYQQAQQGAQAAPKPPAPSGRPGSPAAARADTNADDLFRMGEVFFRKRDFVAASEHYERAYGLDPKPVYLAARAWAVYMDPSRKADMPRAKQWMADAVRTDPNCDRAHYQLGVIARVEGDMDRAERHFREAVRANPKHLEANQELRLIDMRKKNPPKKGLFR